Genomic window (Achromobacter sp. B7):
CGCCAGCATCAAGCGCCCGAATCCCGGGCTGGATCTGGTGCAGTTGACCTACACGTACCAGTTCTAAGCCGCTTTCCGGCAAGACCATAAAACCCTCGTCACCGAGGGTTTTTTTTCGTCTGTGGATCGTGGGGGTGTTGGCGACGGACGAAAAAAAGCCCCCGTCATGCGACGGAGGCTTTTTGGCGTGCCAGCGGCTTAGTGGCGCGTTTCGACTTGAACCAGGGGTTCGTTCGACACGGTGGCAACCGGCTTGCGCTCGCGGCCAAGGCGGGTCGGCGTATGCGCGGCGGCAATGCGCAGCTGGGTCTGAGCGTGGCGGTCCGGATCGGTTTCCACCCACTTCAAGCCAGCGGCGTTGACGACGTCATGCAAGGCCTGGGCCTTGGCCGACGGCGTGGCTGCCGGTACCACGATAGGCTGCGACACGGTGGGGGCTGGGGAGGCAGCCGGGGTTGCGGCAGCCGTCGCTGCGGCACCTGGTGCTGCGGCAGCCGGTGCTGCGGCCGGGGCTTCGCGTTCGCCAACCGGAGCGGGCGCCGTCACGACGGGTTCCACCTCGGCGGCCTTCACCGGCGTTTCAGCCGGAGCTTGGGCCGGCTCAGCGGCCTGCACGGCAACCGGCTCGGTCACCGAAGCAGCCGTTTGTACGGGCTGGACCACGGGCTCGGCGGCTTGTACGGCGGCGGGCTTGGTGGCCTCGACAGGAGCGTCCACAGCGGCGGCTTGGATCGGGGCTTCAGCCGGGGCCTGGACCGGAGCTTGGGCCGGGGCTTGAGCCGGGGCGTGGGCGGGTGCTTGGGTCTGCGTTTCCACCGGAGCCTGAACCGGCGCCTGAGCCGGTGCTTCGACCTTGGCGGGCTGCGCTTCGACGGCTTGTGCTTCCGTCACCTTGGTGTCGACGGCCTGCGTCTGCACCGGCGCGGCGGTAGCGGTTTCTACCGGCGCTGCCTGGGCGGCGATGCCTTCAGCTTGATCGGCGATGTCGTCGTCGGAACCGTCGTCCAGTTGCTCGTCGCTACCGGCCAGACCTGCTTCGTCCTGGCTGCGGCGGCCACGGCGGCTGCGGCGGCGGCGGCGCTTGCGTTCCGGATCGGCGGCGCCTTCAGCGCCTTCGGCCAGGGGCATGCCATCGGCGGTTTGCTCGGCGGCGTCAGCGGCGTCCGTCGACGGTTCGGCGGCGGGCTTGGTGGTATCGGGCAGGGCGGTCGCAACGGACTGCGCCAGCGCGGCCACCATGCTTTCCTGTTCGCTCATCGGCGCGTCGGATTGGCCTTCTTCGCGGCGGTTGCGGCCACGGCCACGGCGGCGGTTACGACCGGCGCCGGTATCGTCGCCATTGGCCAGTTCAGCTTGGTCGGGGCGGTTGGACGCCAAGACGGCTTGCGCCGCCTGGCCTTCGCGATCACCACGGCCTTCACCGCGGTTGCTGCGATCGCCACGATCCTGGCGGTCACCGCGTTCGCCTTCGCCACGGCGGTTGCCACGGGCGTGGTGGCGGCTGCCTTCGCCGCCCTCGGCACCTTCACCGCGCGATTCGCCACGGCGATTGTTGCGGTTGCGATCCGAGCCATGGCGTTCACCACGGCGTTCCTGGCCATCATGGCCGGCACGACCCTTGCCGCGACCAGAGGCGGCGCGCTTGGCGCTGTCTTCCTGGGCGGTGGGGGCCGGCTTGGCGGCTTCGGAGCCACCGGTCAGCCAGCCGACCAGGCGCTTGAACAAGCCGCCCAGGCCGCCCGTTGCGGCAGCCGGTGCGGCGGGCGCAACGGCGGGCGCGGCCGGCGTGGACGAGACCGGGGCCGGCTGCGAGGGCGTGATGCCCTTGACCAGAGCTTCCGGGCGCGCCTTGATTTCGCTTTCGCGCGGTTGCCACGGCGCGTTCGTGGCGGGAGCTTCCACCAGTTCGAAACTGGTCTTCAGCTCTTCCAGGCGCGGGTCGTCATGGCGCAGGCGTTCGATGTGGTGATGCGGCGTTTCCAGATGCTTGTTCGGGATCAGCATCAGGTTGACCTTCAGGCGGGCTTCCATCTTGGTGATGTCGGCGCGCTTTTCATTCAGAAGGTAGGTGGCAACATCCACCGGCACCTGGGCGTGGACCGCCGCGGTGTTTTCCTTCATGGCTTCTTCTTGCAGCAGGCGCAGCACGTGCAGGGCGCTGGATTCCGCATCGCGGATCACGCCGGTGCCGTTGCAGCGCGGGCAGGTGATGTGCGAGCCTTCGTTCAGGGCCGGGCGCAGGCGCTGACGCGACAGTTCCATCAGGCCAAAGCGCGAAATCTTGCCCATCTGCACGCGGGCACGGTCGAAATGGAGAGCATCGCGCAGGCGCTGTTCGACGGCGCGCTGGTTCTTGCTGTCTTCCATGTCGATGAAGTCGATGACGATCAGGCCGCCCAGGTCGCGCAAGCGCAACTGGCGGGCCACTTCGTCGGCCGCTTCAGAGTTCGTGCGCAGCGCGGTTTCCTCGATGTCGGCGCCGCGCGTGGAGCGGGCCGAGTTCACGTCAACGGAAACCAGTGCTTCGGTGTGGTCGATCACGATGGCGCCGCCGGACGGCAGTTGCACCGTGCGCGAATACGCCGTTTCAATCTGGTGTTCGATCTGGAAGCGCGAGAACAGCGGGATGTCGTCGCGGTAGCGTTTGACGCGCTGGACGTTGTCCGGCATCACCACGCTCATGAAGGCGGTGGCCTGATCGGCGATCTCGTCGGTATCGATCAGGATTTCGCCGATTTCGGGCGAGAAATAATCGCGGATGGCCCGGATGACCAGGCTGGATTCCAGGTAGATCAGGATCGGCGCGGAGTTGTCGCGGGCAGCGCCGTCGATGGCGGTCCACAGCTGCAACAGGTAGGACAAGTCCCACTGGAGCTCTTCGACATTGCGGCCGATGCCGGCGGTGCGGGCAATGATGCTCATGCCCTGGGGCAGCTCAAGCTGCTCCATCGTGTCGCGCAGTTCCTGGCGATCTTCGCCCTCGACGCGGCGCGAAACGCCACCGCCACGGGGGTTGTTGGGCATCAGGACCAAGTAGCGGCCAGCCAGCGAGATGAACGTGGTCAGGGCTGCGCCCTTGTTGCCGCGTTCTTCTTTTTCGACCTGAACGATCAGTTCCTGGCCTTCGCGCAGCGCATCCTGGATGCGGGCGCTACGGACATCGACGCCTTCCTTGAAGAAGCTGCGAGCAACTTCCTTGAAGGGCAGAAAGCCGTGACGGTCTTCACCGTAGTTGACGAAGCAAGCTTCCAGGCCGGGTTCGATCCGGGTAATGACACCTTTGTAGATGTTGCCTTTGCGTTGTTCGCGGCCGGCAGTCTCGATGTCGAGGTCGATGAGTTTTTGCCCATCAACGATAGCGACGCGTAATTCTTCCTGATGCGTCGCATTGAACAGCATGCGCTTCATGAGAGGGTTTCTCCGTTGTCATGACGCGCCGATATCGGCGCGTGACCTCGGGTCACTCGGGCTGCGGCTGAAGCGGGCAAGAAATGCGGACCGTACCTGGGCGGCGCCCAGGCGTATCCGCCGCGGGTCAGGCGGGCACGTCGTGCCGTGGGGCACGGGGTTCTGTCAGCAGGAGGGTCAGCTTCACTGAATGTGGTTTGACGGAAAAATTGCTGTGAACGGCAGTTGCGGTCGGATTGGTTGCCTACACGCAGCTGGTGCTTTAAATATGCGACGATTCTTGCAGTGCTTCAGAGCCGCTTGCGGCATGCAACGGACCTGCTGGGACAGCGGGCAAAGTGAATGCCACACCACTATCCGGCAGGGCGCGGTTGCGCCGGCGACCAAGAGACCCAGGGGTTGAATCAGCAGGCAGTACAATAG
Coding sequences:
- a CDS encoding Rne/Rng family ribonuclease codes for the protein MKRMLFNATHQEELRVAIVDGQKLIDLDIETAGREQRKGNIYKGVITRIEPGLEACFVNYGEDRHGFLPFKEVARSFFKEGVDVRSARIQDALREGQELIVQVEKEERGNKGAALTTFISLAGRYLVLMPNNPRGGGVSRRVEGEDRQELRDTMEQLELPQGMSIIARTAGIGRNVEELQWDLSYLLQLWTAIDGAARDNSAPILIYLESSLVIRAIRDYFSPEIGEILIDTDEIADQATAFMSVVMPDNVQRVKRYRDDIPLFSRFQIEHQIETAYSRTVQLPSGGAIVIDHTEALVSVDVNSARSTRGADIEETALRTNSEAADEVARQLRLRDLGGLIVIDFIDMEDSKNQRAVEQRLRDALHFDRARVQMGKISRFGLMELSRQRLRPALNEGSHITCPRCNGTGVIRDAESSALHVLRLLQEEAMKENTAAVHAQVPVDVATYLLNEKRADITKMEARLKVNLMLIPNKHLETPHHHIERLRHDDPRLEELKTSFELVEAPATNAPWQPRESEIKARPEALVKGITPSQPAPVSSTPAAPAVAPAAPAAATGGLGGLFKRLVGWLTGGSEAAKPAPTAQEDSAKRAASGRGKGRAGHDGQERRGERHGSDRNRNNRRGESRGEGAEGGEGSRHHARGNRRGEGERGDRQDRGDRSNRGEGRGDREGQAAQAVLASNRPDQAELANGDDTGAGRNRRRGRGRNRREEGQSDAPMSEQESMVAALAQSVATALPDTTKPAAEPSTDAADAAEQTADGMPLAEGAEGAADPERKRRRRRSRRGRRSQDEAGLAGSDEQLDDGSDDDIADQAEGIAAQAAPVETATAAPVQTQAVDTKVTEAQAVEAQPAKVEAPAQAPVQAPVETQTQAPAHAPAQAPAQAPVQAPAEAPIQAAAVDAPVEATKPAAVQAAEPVVQPVQTAASVTEPVAVQAAEPAQAPAETPVKAAEVEPVVTAPAPVGEREAPAAAPAAAAPGAAATAAATPAASPAPTVSQPIVVPAATPSAKAQALHDVVNAAGLKWVETDPDRHAQTQLRIAAAHTPTRLGRERKPVATVSNEPLVQVETRH